In Pseudorasbora parva isolate DD20220531a chromosome 1, ASM2467924v1, whole genome shotgun sequence, the DNA window AGATGTCACGTGATCAATGTTTTGTCTACTATATGTAATATGTTTTTGTATCTAATTACATATAGTAATTAAGGTGACTGAAGAGAAACCAGATCCAAGCCCACCTTGTGGTCACCCCAGTGTGTTTGGCATTTGTgtgaagttaaaaaaaaatcctgatgTCAAGGATGAGGAAGCCTCTGGTGTGTGTCCAGCCAACCAGGATTCAGTCCTCCATGATTCGAGAGTTATGCTCACAGATAGGGAGGAGGCCGGAGTCCCAATCCCAGGTAAAACCAAAAACAAATCCATTCTCAAATTTCACTGAGGCCACCACAGCGAATAAAATCCCATTTAAATTCATTACAATTCATTACCACAGCTTATACACACCTAGCCCTATGCAAAGAATGTGTTTTGGGGGGTTGTGGACTGTGCTCCTTAAGAAATTATAtatagtagtagtaataattaACTGGATGTTACTTCCCTTGTAAGCATAAGGTATTCCATGACTGCATCATCACTGGCAAAAAATGAGCAATTGTCTGATACATCCGTTACGATCACAGAAAGCACTATAGTATCTTTTTTTGAAATCACAGATTCAATGAAACTATACAGTATGTTGTTATTATTTGGTGAAGGCCAACATTTCATATTTCACATGGCCAATATGTTTATTGGCTTTGGGCTGTTAAATGACTCCTTTGCTGTTGTTTGTAATTTATCCATTTCTTTAATCATTTATCATTAAAAATCGTATCACTGATTTTTGGATAGagggtttaaaagcatttatttgagatATTGAGatttgacattttatttttcaaaagttACTATCATTTTTggacaatttttttgtgtgcttgctaaataaaagagcGGGGAAGAATCAtaatgaccccaaacttttgaatactGGCATATTTCAAAAGGCAGTGGGCAGCGTTATTttaagtttatacattttattaaacttGCTGCATGCTACactgtcttttttctttttagaaaCTGCTAAAAGAAAACGGAGTTGCTCCAAAAAGAGTTCAAAAACAGGAGTCCGCtcgaacagatcaaaacaccaATGTTTTAAATGCGGACAAAACTTCAAGACATCAGTTCACTTTAAAAGACATAAACTAGTTCATTCAGGAGATCGGCCTCATGGTTGCCCGGAATGTGGCAAGAGGTTCATCACATCTTCTGAACTAAAAGTCCATCTGCGTGTTCATTCAGGAGAAAAACCCTACCACTGTTCTGAATGCGGCAAGAGCTTTGCTCAGTCGGGATCCTTTTCTAATCACCGCAGACTTCATAAAGGTGAAAAACGGTATCATTGCCCTGAGTGTAACAAAGGTTTCCAGCAACTTATAGATCTACGAATTCACCAAAGAATTCATACGGGAGAGAAGCCGTATCTGTGCTCACAATGCTGGAAGGCCTTTACTACATCCGGAGCATTACGAGTTCACTTACGAACTCACACTGGTGAAAAACCTTACGAGTGCAAAGAGTGTGGGAAGACGTTCTGCCAGCTGGGTGGACTTAAAGTTCACAGGCGCGTTCATTCAGGAGAAAGGCCTTACGCCTGCCCCGTGTGTGAGAAGCGCTTCAAGGGACATGCCAATTTGATCGCACACAAGCGCATTCACACAGGAGAAAGGCCTTATTCATGCactgtgtgcaaaaaaacattCACTGACAGTAGGAGACTAAAAGAGCACCAGCCACCTGAGTCAGAAGAGAAACAGTTTCGCTGCGGCATCTGTAGTGAAGCTTTTGGTGCGTTCTGTCAACTTAAAGAGCACCAGCAAAGTCACAAAGGAGAGAAGCATCATCACTGTACCGATTGTGGGAAGGCCTTTACACATTTGTATTTACTACGGAGCCACCAGCGCGCTCACTCGGATGAGAAACCCTTTTCTTGCACTGTATGTGGAAAGTGCTTCCGCCGGTCTTTTGAGCTAAAAATGCACATGAACATTCACACGGAAACGCGACCTCATCCTTGCTCTGAGTGTGGAAAGAGCTTCCGCAGGGCTGCGGAGCTTAGGATACATCAGAGAGTACATACAGGAGAAAAGCCTTATCACTGCTCCATCTGCGGCACAGGCTTCAAACAGACGTCACAAGTCAAAGTGCATGAGCGCACTCACACAGGAGAAAGGCCATTCCCCTGCCTGGAGTGTGGAAAGACCTTTAAAGACAAGAGAAGCCTGCTAACACACCAGAGAGTGAaccatatataaataaatccaTTTTTCATGATCATTTTGTTCAAGAACCATAAACAATTCTTACGCATGCAACTGTGAACAGTCCTTAGGACACTAACTGTTGTCACAGTGAGAATATTTTAGGACACTATAGAGACATTTCTACTGACTTTGAGAAAGATGCCCAGGGTCCCTTATCGTCTGAGTGAACATGCCATTGTCCTGCTGCAGGAGGCATGAGGACTGCGTGAACAGAGCAATAAACTGTGATGTCTGTAATGTCAGAGGCCTAAGAAAATGCTACAGGAAACAACAAGGACAGCCATTCGTCCTTGCAGTGCCAAACCACGTGTAACCATaatgcacccccccccccccccaattcaAATTCTTCTATGTATTACAATACCGCTTCTGCAGGAGGCAAACTGGTAAGAATCAATCATAACCTCTATTCACAAGCCAGTAGTTTTTTGTTCAATGACTCATTTCTCCATTTCTGTTCATTACATGTCTATGATATTTGTTCAATTTATGTCTCAGTTGTTGAATGTTCATTCAGACACTTACGCGTTAAGAAATTTGCTGAGGGAAAAGCTGTTTAAATTGACAGGATAGTTTTCTGTTTTTGCTGAGTTTATATTATTTTGGAATATATTATTGTGTTGAAATCGCATTGGTCATATAGTGGGGACGTTTTAACATGCTAATTGGAGTGTgctattaataaatataaattataaattataattgcTGGTGATTTTATTCTTGCTTGTGTCTTAATACTAGCCACTGTCGGACATTTTGGGGTTAATGCTCTGGAATATCATGCATCTTATTATTTAAGTGTAATTCGTCAAGAAATTGGCTGTCTGAGCTTTCTTTGAAGAGAAATTGCTTATGGATAAGTGTTTTCATACAGGTGGGACTACTTTGTATTGTATACAGCAGTGAAGCATTTCCATTTAATGtacattaatgatttattagaattataatatattataatcatTACTAAAAAACTATTATATACTTCTTCAATACACAGGAATAGCATACAATAATAATCATCAAATGGGAATACAGTTTACCTTGTAGAGAGAAAATACATAGTGAGattaataacttttgaaaaacAGATGCTTTCTGATCAGGATGCCCAATGCATCCCGTCTTTTTTCAGTACAATAGCTCATTCTGTAACCTTGAATTTCCTTTACGTGTACAAGCTGAGTTTAATTCTTACAACACTTTCTTACCAAAGAGACCTACAAGGAAATTCATCTCATTGAAACGACAATCTTAGGCCTTAAAATTCAATGGAAAACGAAAATATGACATAGTGTTCATCTCATATATGTatacaaacataaaaaatactattatGGATTGACATTACAAGTTTTCtttttataaatacaatattttagaaaataaacaatacatttctttgTTAATTGATCTGTCATCAAAAGGATTcttaatgtatttattcatgAAATTTCAATGGGCGCTTACCATAAATAACCACATAAAACTGAATAACCGCAGCTTTGCACAAGGTAAATAAAAGTTTCAAAATGCAGTTTTCGCAGTGACACCACAGAAGAACAATTTAGCTGGTTTACATTTCAAGATCAGCCAAAAGAGGGCAGTATGTAAATTTGAATGCATTTTCCATCACTTATTTCAGGCTTGTAGAATTAGGTTGCCTGTCATCTCATCAGGGTCACATCTTCTTTAATGCATATATCAATAACCATTTTTCCTTGTTGTGAGATTTCTTACAAATACCTACTTTGTGTGCTTGAttgtctaaaaaaataaataaaagtgtaGAATATCAAATacagtttttatttataaatgttgaTTAACAAGAAAAACTACTTTTATGGTTTTGCACAACTAtatcttaaataaataaataaaaatactcaTCTAATGAACCTGCAtccattaaaaacatatttgatGGAGTTTCATTAAGAATCATACTCTCACAGCCTGGCTCATATTATCCATACAGTCTTACTGTAGACATCCACCATTACAGCATGGGGATGTTAACCTTGATCTGAAAATGGGAAAAGATGGTATGTATGTCCTCAAAGAGACAATACATCTTTGGAAATGATTTAGAGGATAGCTGAAAGCAATCGAGTTAAGAGCAAAATTGAACTGTATGTGACTTTTTTCCgtgtaaatatatttacatataatgtcaGTCAAAAGATAAGAACAAGAACATGTACTGTattcttcatttcttttttgagaatttttcattgcatattcatattttttttcaggtttGATAGCAGCGGTGGATTTATTGCCACTGAATTCCATCTCTTTGCATTTAATGTAATGTTTGATTTATACcactcaatatttttttattgttgaaaaCATACCACTCTTCAAATGCCTTAAACAATGTTTCTATTAAGACTTAATTGAGAGTTGTTTTGAATTCACCACTTCTATTTAAATAGTCCATTaccttcttttcttttctttttcacaaTCCATCATGCAAGTAAATGACTCTGACAATTAGTGTTTGTGCTTGTACACTTGACagtttaatgcattaatatttgtcattttatataaatgcagtTTAACACATtagataattaaaaataaatcagtgGTTTATGAAACATCCGGAAATCTATTTGTGAATCCTCTGTATAGGACAATATCATGCACATTAGAAAGAGGACCTTCCTTTCCCAAGAACAAACAACTGAAATGCATTTTATTACTGTGTCTTGACTGTCCATCATGTTGCATTTGGAAAGCATTCTGTAtaatttatttagattttatttcaaCATTTCTTGTCCCTTTTGCACCCCAAATCCCCCAAATCTGCAATGAGCAATGaaactctaaaaaaaataacagtGAATGTTCATACAAATTAATTGCCGATTGCTTTGCTCACCTGTGTTCCTCTGGTTTAAAAGGTTCCTCTGTGTTTCTTCAGTCAATCAAATCTGTCAATCATCttaattaatatgattttgacCATTAGGTTTTGCTTTATTTTGATGGCCCCTTTATAACATTGCACCTACATGCCtatactcttaaaaataaaggttcttaaatggttctttggcaagatgtgtggttccatgaagaacctttaatatccaaagaacctttccattgcacaaaaggttatttgtagtgcaaaaaggttctttagactataaaatggtaagaaaaaaatggttctttaaagaacctttcacaaaacggttctttggggaaccaaaaatggttattttattgcatcactgtgaaaactcatttttggttcttcctggcatctttatttttaagggtgtactcTCATTAGAGTGTTAGTAGAGTATTGGTAGTCTGCTAGGGTTAGGTTTAGAATAAGTTGATgtgttgcaaagttacttatagtcagcaGAATGTTTGTTGGAGGACCATCACAATAAAGAGTTAGCAGATAGACAGTCTACTAAtcctctaatgagagttagttgacatgtagctgCAAAGTTACTTATGATATGTTCAAAAAGACCATCAATATAAGGTGCTACTGAATTCTTCATTAGCATCTTTTTTGGTACATGATAGCTTTTAAAAGTGGTTGCAGGCCATGACAGAGTTGGGTGCCTTTTATTCAATGATTTAACTTAAAAGAGCCTCACCAACAATGACATCCTCTCACCAGCAAGATGTTATACAATTGATTGTACCATTCTGTTTGTTTAGAGAGCACAGAAATCAAGATTCAGGCCTTATGCTGGTTTATAGCACAGGTAAATTGAATGGAGAAATCCCATTATATTTATATCCTTAAGGAATACAGAAGTCTTGAAGATAAAACCATTTCCACAAGTGTTGTAATTGATTCTTAATCTCACAGGATTTTAGCTCTTAGAGAACTAAAAAGAGAACTATTCTAATTAAATATGTTCCCTTAATTATATCAATTATACCATGAATATTAAATGGAAAAAGGATGTGCATGTAGCAGATAATCTGTGGGCATAACTAAATTGCAATTACTTTAATTGATCGGACTACTAAATAGCTTTACAAAGGAAGATAATGATCAGTTATTTCAATTTTTAATGACATTGTAATGAATATTGGTATAGCCTTAGTTAAAAAGGTGGCTTAATTAGATTGACAACTATTATAATAAACTAACAAGACAAAAGTGAATTGGGTTATAGGGCTGGATCATAACACAATTTTAGCTCA includes these proteins:
- the LOC137070858 gene encoding zinc finger protein 16-like → MDVLLAAIEILTNPSGQQEHLIKVTEEKPDPSPPCGHPSVFGICVKLKKNPDVKDEEASGVCPANQDSVLHDSRVMLTDREEAGVPIPETAKRKRSCSKKSSKTGVRSNRSKHQCFKCGQNFKTSVHFKRHKLVHSGDRPHGCPECGKRFITSSELKVHLRVHSGEKPYHCSECGKSFAQSGSFSNHRRLHKGEKRYHCPECNKGFQQLIDLRIHQRIHTGEKPYLCSQCWKAFTTSGALRVHLRTHTGEKPYECKECGKTFCQLGGLKVHRRVHSGERPYACPVCEKRFKGHANLIAHKRIHTGERPYSCTVCKKTFTDSRRLKEHQPPESEEKQFRCGICSEAFGAFCQLKEHQQSHKGEKHHHCTDCGKAFTHLYLLRSHQRAHSDEKPFSCTVCGKCFRRSFELKMHMNIHTETRPHPCSECGKSFRRAAELRIHQRVHTGEKPYHCSICGTGFKQTSQVKVHERTHTGERPFPCLECGKTFKDKRSLLTHQRVNHI